In a single window of the Amycolatopsis sp. cg5 genome:
- a CDS encoding ABC transporter ATP-binding protein yields the protein MNVVLTQDLTKKYGTRAAVDAVSLTVRRGEVYGFLGPNGAGKTTTLRMLLGLVRPSSGTALVLGEPPGKSAVGALIEGPGFFPYLSGRDNLRVLARYGGFGDDEVEYVLARVDLTDRGRDRFKTYSLGMKQRLGVAAALLGDPELLILDEPTNGLDPAGVTDMRKLIAGLAADGKTVLLSSHLLGEVQEICDRVGVISRGRLVTESTVSELRGSGRLLVKADPLEAALGICARHATEVSVVDGALVLDGGEAAEINRALVTEGIAVHEIRPSERSLEDAFFAMTKETP from the coding sequence ATGAACGTCGTACTCACGCAGGACCTGACCAAGAAATACGGCACGCGTGCCGCGGTCGACGCGGTGAGCCTGACCGTCCGCCGCGGCGAGGTGTACGGGTTCCTCGGACCCAACGGCGCAGGCAAGACGACCACGCTGCGGATGCTGCTCGGCCTCGTCCGCCCGTCATCGGGCACGGCGCTGGTGCTCGGCGAGCCACCCGGCAAGTCCGCCGTCGGCGCGCTCATCGAGGGGCCGGGCTTCTTTCCGTACCTCAGCGGCCGCGACAACCTCCGCGTGCTGGCCCGCTACGGCGGTTTCGGCGACGACGAGGTCGAGTACGTGCTCGCGCGCGTCGATCTCACGGACCGCGGCCGCGATCGCTTCAAGACCTACTCGCTCGGCATGAAGCAACGGCTGGGTGTCGCCGCCGCGCTGCTCGGCGATCCCGAGTTGCTGATACTCGACGAGCCGACCAACGGGCTCGACCCGGCGGGTGTCACCGACATGCGCAAGCTGATCGCCGGGCTCGCGGCGGACGGCAAGACCGTGTTGCTGTCGAGCCATCTGCTCGGCGAGGTCCAGGAGATCTGCGACCGGGTCGGTGTCATCTCACGCGGGCGGCTGGTCACCGAATCGACCGTCAGCGAACTGCGCGGCAGCGGCAGGTTGCTCGTCAAGGCCGACCCGCTCGAAGCCGCGCTCGGGATCTGTGCGCGGCACGCCACCGAAGTGTCCGTTGTGGACGGTGCGCTGGTGCTCGACGGCGGCGAGGCGGCCGAGATCAACCGGGCGCTCGTGACCGAGGGCATCGCCGTGCACGAGATCCGCCCGTCCGAGCGCTCCCTCGAGGACGCGTTCTTCGCGATGACCAAGGAGACGCCATGA
- a CDS encoding ABC transporter permease: MTVLAQGARAELLRLRRWPAVWVMFGAWLLLNLTFTYVFRYLSYVGDGGGFNSDGLSKQQILAGIMPAGVPSAVLGGMPMFGGAILLTLGALAAGNGYGWGTWKTVYIMRPRRALTAGGSLVALAAIVVAVVVVTFAVDLAVASTLGLAEGQDLVMPGLGESVKALGAGVLILGMWTMGGFALGTLARGPALAVGLGVVWVLAVENLLRGAAGLLSWLQPITDVLPGTATGSLVAALGSATVANGGAPGVVANLSGATATVLAAVYLAFFVVVTGFLVTRRDVA, encoded by the coding sequence ATGACCGTATTGGCACAGGGAGCGCGTGCCGAACTGCTCCGGCTGCGGCGCTGGCCCGCCGTCTGGGTGATGTTCGGCGCCTGGCTGCTGCTGAACTTGACCTTCACCTACGTCTTCCGCTATCTCTCGTACGTCGGTGACGGCGGCGGGTTCAACTCCGACGGCCTGAGCAAGCAGCAGATCCTGGCCGGGATCATGCCCGCCGGCGTGCCGTCGGCGGTGCTCGGCGGCATGCCGATGTTCGGCGGCGCGATCCTGTTGACGCTCGGCGCGCTCGCCGCCGGCAACGGATACGGCTGGGGCACGTGGAAGACCGTCTACATCATGCGGCCGCGTCGCGCGCTCACCGCGGGTGGTTCGCTCGTCGCGCTGGCGGCCATCGTCGTCGCGGTCGTGGTCGTGACCTTCGCGGTCGACCTCGCCGTCGCCAGCACGCTCGGCCTCGCCGAGGGACAGGACCTGGTCATGCCTGGGCTCGGCGAGTCGGTGAAGGCGCTCGGTGCGGGTGTCCTCATCCTCGGCATGTGGACGATGGGCGGGTTCGCGCTCGGGACGCTCGCCCGCGGCCCCGCGCTAGCGGTCGGCCTCGGCGTCGTCTGGGTGCTCGCGGTGGAGAACCTGTTGCGTGGCGCGGCTGGCCTGCTCAGCTGGCTTCAGCCGATCACGGACGTGCTGCCCGGCACGGCGACCGGCTCACTCGTGGCCGCGCTCGGGTCGGCGACCGTCGCGAACGGCGGCGCGCCCGGGGTCGTGGCGAACCTCAGCGGTGCCACGGCCACCGTGCTCGCCGCCGTCTACCTGGCGTTCTTCGTGGTGGTCACGG
- a CDS encoding MFS transporter, translated as MGDLSRRRKLGVLAICCMSLFIVGLDSTIVNLALPSIRRDLDASVSSLQWTIDAYTLVLASLLMLAGSTADRIGRRRTFQTGLVLFSLGSLLCGIATNAALLIVFRMLQAIGGSMLNPVAMSIITNTFTGPKERARAIGVWGGVVGLSMAVGPMVGGLLVESVGWRSIFWMNVPVGALALALTALYVPESRAARARRIDPVGQLLVILLLASVTYGIIESPNLGLSSPLIIGAFALTACSLVTLIWYEQRREEPLLELRFFRSAPFSGATLTAISGFAALAGFLFLNSLYLQEVRGLSPLHAGLLTLPMAAMTAVFAPISGWIVGTRGPRLPLLVAGAGVTLSALLLTGMSADTPVAQLVLAYVLFGIGFGMLNAPITNAAVSGMPRSQAGVAAAVASTSRQVGVSLGVAIIGSVVTAQISGPFETGFAAASRLGWWIIFGCGLIVIALGILTTGRWAKATASAVSVDFLEESLVKAT; from the coding sequence ATGGGAGACTTGAGCCGCCGCCGCAAGCTCGGTGTACTGGCGATCTGCTGCATGAGCCTGTTCATCGTCGGGCTCGACAGCACGATCGTGAACCTCGCGCTGCCGTCGATCCGCCGCGACCTCGACGCGTCCGTGTCCAGCCTGCAGTGGACGATCGACGCCTACACGCTGGTGCTCGCCAGCCTGCTGATGCTCGCGGGCTCGACGGCCGACCGCATCGGCAGGCGGCGCACCTTCCAGACCGGGCTCGTGCTGTTCAGCCTCGGCTCACTGCTGTGCGGCATCGCCACGAACGCGGCGCTCCTCATCGTGTTCCGCATGCTGCAGGCGATCGGCGGCTCGATGCTCAACCCGGTCGCGATGTCCATCATCACCAACACCTTCACCGGCCCGAAGGAGCGCGCCCGCGCGATCGGCGTCTGGGGCGGCGTCGTCGGCCTGAGCATGGCCGTCGGCCCGATGGTCGGCGGCCTGCTCGTCGAGTCGGTCGGCTGGCGCTCGATCTTCTGGATGAACGTCCCGGTCGGCGCGCTCGCACTGGCACTGACCGCGCTGTACGTCCCCGAGTCACGCGCGGCCCGCGCCCGCCGGATCGACCCGGTCGGCCAGCTCCTGGTCATCCTGCTGCTGGCGAGCGTGACCTACGGCATCATCGAAAGCCCCAACCTGGGCCTGTCGTCGCCCCTGATCATCGGCGCCTTCGCGCTGACGGCGTGTTCGCTGGTGACCCTCATCTGGTACGAACAGCGACGCGAGGAACCGTTGCTGGAACTACGTTTCTTCCGCAGCGCACCGTTCTCCGGCGCGACATTGACGGCCATCAGCGGATTCGCCGCACTGGCGGGCTTCCTGTTCCTCAACTCCCTGTACCTGCAAGAGGTACGCGGCCTTTCCCCGCTGCACGCCGGCCTCCTGACCCTGCCGATGGCCGCGATGACGGCCGTATTCGCCCCGATCTCCGGCTGGATCGTCGGCACCCGCGGCCCGCGTCTGCCCCTGCTCGTCGCGGGCGCCGGCGTGACGCTGTCCGCCCTGCTGCTGACCGGCATGAGCGCCGACACCCCGGTGGCCCAGCTCGTGCTGGCGTACGTGCTGTTCGGCATCGGCTTCGGCATGCTCAACGCCCCCATCACCAACGCCGCCGTCTCCGGAATGCCCAGGTCACAGGCAGGCGTAGCGGCCGCGGTCGCGTCAACGAGTCGCCAGGTCGGCGTCTCACTCGGCGTCGCGATCATCGGCTCGGTCGTCACCGCCCAGATCTCCGGCCCCTTCGAGACGGGGTTCGCCGCGGCCAGCCGCCTCGGCTGGTGGATCATTTTCGGCTGCGGCCTCATCGTCATCGCACTCGGCATCCTCACGACAGGCCGCTGGGCCAAGGCGACCGCTTCGGCCGTCTCGGTGGACTTTCTGGAGGAATCGCTGGTGAAGGCGACATGA